The Penaeus monodon isolate SGIC_2016 chromosome 33, NSTDA_Pmon_1, whole genome shotgun sequence genome includes a window with the following:
- the LOC119594158 gene encoding LOW QUALITY PROTEIN: CD209 antigen-like protein C (The sequence of the model RefSeq protein was modified relative to this genomic sequence to represent the inferred CDS: inserted 2 bases in 1 codon), translating into MRLVVVLLWTVAGTVLSRENGAGSLYDEXFSPLHPNCTQSLTDLILLRQEVQLKELKEEEKVSSGILRQIVDILTDIKNSLNHTSKVSCPGNFINFGDTCLYLAKDTDVTWEAARVYCHGLGGDLAVFRDANAFADALGYVKGSGLTKTADVWVGGNDLSLEGEWLWVSGEDMPRGTPFWGHHNNVREPTGGTSQNCAFLKGQDGFTIHDAPCDWKRKPLCQAKRT; encoded by the exons ATGCGCCTGGTTGTAGTGCTTCTATGGACGGTGGCAGGAACGGTGCTGTCACGGGAGAACGGAGCGGGCAGCCTCTATGATGA CTTTTCACCCCTTCATCCTAATTGTACCCAG AGCCTCACAGACCTTATCTTGCTGCGCCAAGAAGTCCAGTTGAAAgaactgaaggaggaggagaaagtgtcTTCAGGGATCTTGAGGCAGATAGTGGACATCTTGACTGACATCAAAAATTCTTTGAACCACACGTCGA AGGTATCCTGCCCAGGTAATTTCATAAACTTCGGGGACACCTGTCTGTACCTTGCCAAGGACACCGACGTAACTTGGGAAGCTGCTCGGGTCTATTGCCATGGCTTGGGAGGAGACTTGGCCGTGTTCCGAGACGCCAATGCATTCGCTGATGCTCTTGGATACGTTAAAGGTTCAG GCCTTACGAAGACGGCGGACGTGTGGGTGGGCGGGAACGACCTTTCCCTGGAGGGGGAATGGCTGTGGGTCTCCGGAGAAGACATGCCAAGAGGGACTCCTTTTTGGGGACATCACAATAA CGTCCGTGAACCCACTGGCGGAACGTCGCAGAACTGTGCCTTCCTGAAGGGCCAGGACGGCTTCACGATACACGATGCTCCCTGTGACTGGAAGCGCAAGCCTCTCTGCCAGGCAAAGCGCACTTAA